The DNA sequence TCCCTTTCCATAGAGGAGATTTTAGAGATAGCCCAAGAGCCTAGGCCCTTTCCTCCTTTCAAAAAGACACATGCCCAGCCTGGGCTCCAGAAGCTTTATTCGATTGCCAAGAAGGAAACAGCCAAAGAAGAAAAGAGACAGTCCAAGAGACCTGTAACAGTGATACCCTACCCAGATTTAAACAAGACTACAGAGCCCATTAATACCACAGGTCAAGAACTGCTAGAAAAATACTTGCCCAATTTGCAGCGATACTGCCCCCTAGTGGCTAAAGTGGTACAGGAGGGATGTATCAGCCACAACAGGAGCGTTGCTGTAAATGCCGTTGCCAGGGCATTCTGTGCCTTAAGGATGAGCCAAGAAGAGGCAGAGAAACTAATTTGGCTTATTGAGCCCAAGATAACTAACCAATGCGGTGACTTTAAGACGCATGAACGCAAAGACAGGAACAACTGGATTATGCGCACAGTACGCAAAAGCTACGAGGAAGGGCAGCCACATAACAAATGTGATTACTACTCTCGGCGAATTTTTCCAAGCCTCAAAAATACGGTTTGCCCTGGGTGCGGCGTAAAAAACCTGGACTCCCTTCGGAACGACCTTAGCGCGTTTACAGACACCGCCTTAAACAGCCTTAAGCCAGACACGATTCATCTCCTAGGGGCTCCCCTGGTTTTGGCAAGTAAAAAATGCATAGTTTGGCATTGAAAAAGTGCAGAAGGCATTACCACCACGCCGGGGTTACCCCCCCTAGGGGTGGGGGAAGGTAAGCATTTGTTTAGAAGGCTTCACCCCCCAGTAATTAGGTCTTTGAAAAGCTGGTGCTAATTGATATTGGGCGGGTCGCTGTTTTTATCGTCACCGTCACGCGCCGTCGAGCCTGTGGATATGTGGGCAGCGCCCCTCCGGGTACGCCCGCCGGCGAGGGTTTGACCCGGTTGCATGCTTTTTGCGCCAGGTGCTTCGGGATTGGCCCGGCGCTGTCCAAGCCCCTGTGGACCCCTGTGGGCAACCCCACGGCTTAAGATTAAGCTTCCGCTGGACCCCGGTTGCCCACAGAGTCCACAGGGGCGGCATATCCACAGGCTTTGGCAGGATTTTGCCGGTTCCCACGCGAAATACCGCAAGGCCGTTTTGGGGCAGCGCTTTGCCTGCGTGCATGATAAGACGATGCTGGCCTGAGATCGCGCTCCCACCGCTGCGAAGGGTCTTGCTCCCATGCTGCACACCTAATCTTTCAAGCCCGGTTCGCAGCAGTCGGCTTGTGCATCGCCTGGGATTGGGACGGTGCTAATGCCGCAACGCTGACGCTGTCGCCAGGGCGTGTGGGAACCCCAAAGCTTTCTATCCCAGCCTTTACTCCTTAAGCGAAAGGAGGTGCTATTGAAGTTGCCCACCTTCTTTGTCGGTCGAGATGGCCCGCCTTAATTGCCCCCTTTCCACCATCCCGGGTTTCGGCCTTGTTTTCACCGCCGGTATCCTCGCCGAGATCGGCAATATACACGACTTCCCGGACGACGATGCCCTGGCCGGCCAAGGCACTAACCATTAAAACATTCTTGTTCCTGAAAGCTCACGTAATTTTAATCCACTCTCGACCCCCTCACCCCATTCTCTACTTGCGCACCAATGGATTGGTCGGTGTTCATAGCTGAAAGGGCGTGCCTGAGGCGAAAGCTTTCTCCCTCAAAGGCCAGGATGTGAGCATGGTGGACCAGGCGATCAATTAGCGCTGCCGTCAGACGGTTGTCCCCCAGGATGGTATTCCACTGGCCAAATTGAAGGTTGGAAGTGACGACAACGCTCTGCCTTTCGTACGCCCTGGCCACCACGTTAAACAATAGCTCCGCCCCGTCCCGGTGCAGGGGCACAAAACCAAATTCATCGATAATGAGCAGGTCGACCTTTTCCAGGTCAGCCATCAACCGTCCCAGCCCGCCCTGGCGGTGGCTGTCAAGCAAGGTGTTCACCAGGTCAAGGCAACGGTAGAAGCGGACCGTTTTTCCTTCCAGGCAGGCCCTTAACCCTAAGGCGGTGGCCAGGTGGGTTTTCCCGGTACCTACTGCCCCCATGGCCAGGACGTTCTCATGACGCTCAAGGAAGGCCAGGGTACTGAGGGCGGTAATAGTGGTCGACGACGGAAGGGTAACGGGTGTCCAGTCAAAGTCCTCCAGCGTCTTATGGGCCGGAAATCCTGCCCGGCGAATAAGGCGGCGGATCTTGCTGGCCTGCCGGGCTTCGAGTTCGGCGCGAAAAAGAGCCGTCAGGTATTGTTCCCGGTCGTGGTACTCCAGTTCCAGGTACAGGGTGGGGATATGGGCCAGTTTCAGGGCTTTACATTGCTCCTGTAAGGACGCTGGCACCATTGACTTCACCTCCCCGCCCGAAGGTATGAGGTAAGAGCTGGTCATAGGCGTTGATTGCCGGGTCATAGCAGCGGACGGTTGCCGGGGTATAGGTCTCGTTTAAGGCCGGGAGGTCGGCTTCCGGGTGGGCCAGACGGTAAAGCCGGTGGCGGATGAGCCCGGCGTCGTCCCCGTTCCCGGGCAAGGCTTCCTTGAGGGCCCTGGCAATGAGGTCCATGCCGAAGCCTTCCTTTAGGAGGCTGTGAACGAACTGGAGCCGGTTTTTGTATCCCTGGGGCTCTGCTTCCAGGTAGCCTTTGACTTCCGGGGGTAAAAAGCGGTACATGGTGGCGTGCCGGGCACCCCGGGGCTTACGGACGAAGATAGCGAAGTACCCCTGCCAGTCAATAGGCTGGGTCTTCAGGGTGTAATGACGGGGAAGCACGGCCAGGCGTTCGTTATGCCGGTTAAATATCTCTGCCCGGTCCCACCAGAGCTTTATGAGGACCGTTTCTCCCACCCGGGCGCTGGGCAGGGCGTAGACTTCATCGCCCAAGTGGAACTGGCCATATTTGTTAACCCGGGCGGTTTTAAGCTGCACCGGCTCAAAGGGTACGGTAGGCAGGGGCAGCAAGGCTTTCCGGTCCCTCTCCCATAAAGCGGCGATGGACAGACCCTTTTCGTAATGGGGGCGCTGCATATCCGCCATGGCCCGACGGTAAAGCTCCTCGGTCAGTTGCTCATAACTGGTGACCTCCGGGTAGGGCAATAACCAGTTGCGGTGGGTGTAGCCCACCTTGTTCTCGACG is a window from the Peptococcaceae bacterium genome containing:
- the istB gene encoding IS21-like element helper ATPase IstB codes for the protein MVPASLQEQCKALKLAHIPTLYLELEYHDREQYLTALFRAELEARQASKIRRLIRRAGFPAHKTLEDFDWTPVTLPSSTTITALSTLAFLERHENVLAMGAVGTGKTHLATALGLRACLEGKTVRFYRCLDLVNTLLDSHRQGGLGRLMADLEKVDLLIIDEFGFVPLHRDGAELLFNVVARAYERQSVVVTSNLQFGQWNTILGDNRLTAALIDRLVHHAHILAFEGESFRLRHALSAMNTDQSIGAQVENGVRGSRVD
- the istA gene encoding IS21 family transposase, translated to MPEQEYIRLLYEKKDYSIREISKQMGINWRTAAKYAQREDWNQASSPKHRRQPVMEPYREIVDTWLMEDMLKNRKDRQTAAVIYRRLCQEYGFTGKDRTVRQYVANRKKELRAEREEKYLRLEHRPGQAQADFGTTRVIWDKEIREIKYLAFSFPYSNAGFCVPVPGENIECFLHALLQVFSWIGGVPPHILFDNLSAAVASIGKGHERELTETFRRFMLHYRFEAEFCNAGKGNEKGNVENKVGYTHRNWLLPYPEVTSYEQLTEELYRRAMADMQRPHYEKGLSIAALWERDRKALLPLPTVPFEPVQLKTARVNKYGQFHLGDEVYALPSARVGETVLIKLWWDRAEIFNRHNERLAVLPRHYTLKTQPIDWQGYFAIFVRKPRGARHATMYRFLPPEVKGYLEAEPQGYKNRLQFVHSLLKEGFGMDLIARALKEALPGNGDDAGLIRHRLYRLAHPEADLPALNETYTPATVRCYDPAINAYDQLLPHTFGRGGEVNGASVLTGAM